The Streptomyces sp. NBC_01268 genome window below encodes:
- a CDS encoding class I SAM-dependent methyltransferase produces the protein MANHRDETKAAYDGVVELYASLFADRLEARPFARAMIGTFAELVRATGNPRAADVGCGPGHLTAMLNELGLDAFGLDLSPGMIDHARRAHPGLRFQEARMESLPIEDGALGGVLAHYSMIHTPPRELPELLDEQARVLAPGGLLLVSFFGTDGPEPIRFDHKVTPAYSWPADDLAGLLADAGLVPFARLLHDPATERGFLDSHLLARRS, from the coding sequence GTGGCGAATCATCGGGACGAGACCAAGGCGGCCTACGACGGTGTCGTCGAGCTGTACGCGTCGCTGTTCGCGGACCGGCTGGAGGCACGGCCGTTCGCCCGGGCCATGATCGGCACCTTCGCCGAACTGGTGCGCGCGACGGGCAACCCACGGGCGGCGGACGTCGGGTGCGGGCCCGGACATCTCACGGCCATGCTGAACGAACTGGGCCTGGACGCCTTCGGGCTCGACCTCTCTCCGGGCATGATCGACCACGCCCGCCGGGCCCATCCGGGGCTGCGCTTCCAGGAGGCGCGGATGGAGTCCCTGCCGATCGAGGACGGTGCGCTCGGAGGCGTACTGGCCCACTACTCGATGATCCACACCCCTCCGCGGGAACTGCCGGAGCTGCTCGACGAACAGGCACGCGTCCTGGCCCCGGGCGGCCTGCTCCTGGTCTCCTTCTTCGGGACGGACGGACCGGAGCCGATCCGATTCGACCACAAGGTGACGCCTGCCTACAGCTGGCCGGCGGACGACCTTGCCGGACTACTGGCCGACGCCGGTCTCGTGCCCTTCGCCCGGCTGCTCCACGACCCGGCCACCGAACGGGGCTTCCTCGACTCCCACCTGCTGGCCCGCCGTTCGTAG
- a CDS encoding type II toxin-antitoxin system PemK/MazF family toxin, giving the protein MRRGEVWWVEFDERRPAVLLSGDSASGVRVMQVVAPAGVDISGLGVEVAVGAMEGLPFEGVLRLAFPRPGFIPCTWLTTVSRDELIERAGVLPSAKLREIEEALRLAEQARERTPEATAKLSEIRDALLLGDRG; this is encoded by the coding sequence GTGCGACGTGGTGAGGTCTGGTGGGTCGAGTTCGACGAGCGGCGGCCGGCCGTACTGCTGTCGGGAGACAGTGCGTCCGGGGTCCGGGTGATGCAGGTCGTCGCCCCGGCGGGTGTCGACATCAGCGGTCTCGGTGTCGAAGTGGCCGTGGGCGCCATGGAGGGGCTGCCCTTCGAAGGTGTGCTGCGGCTCGCGTTCCCGCGCCCGGGTTTCATCCCCTGTACGTGGCTGACCACGGTGTCCCGGGACGAACTGATCGAGCGGGCAGGCGTCCTGCCCTCCGCGAAGCTTCGTGAGATCGAGGAGGCCCTCCGACTCGCCGAGCAGGCGCGGGAGCGGACCCCGGAGGCGACCGCGAAGCTCAGTGAGATAAGGGACGCTCTTCTTCTCGGCGACCGCGGGTAG
- a CDS encoding VOC family protein, translated as MSVELNHTIVHARDNRESAQFFVDLLGVEITAEWGPFIAVRLSNGVTLDFATIPADHIVMQHYAFLVSEEEFDAAYRRICELGVEHYADPQRQQPGAINHNDGGRGVYFMDPAGHAMELITVPYGGWTA; from the coding sequence TTGTCAGTCGAGTTGAACCACACGATCGTCCATGCCCGGGACAACCGGGAGTCCGCCCAGTTCTTCGTGGACCTGCTGGGCGTTGAGATCACCGCAGAGTGGGGCCCGTTCATCGCGGTCCGCCTGAGCAACGGCGTCACGCTGGACTTCGCCACCATCCCCGCGGACCACATCGTGATGCAGCACTACGCCTTCCTGGTCTCCGAGGAGGAGTTCGACGCGGCGTACAGGAGGATCTGCGAGCTCGGCGTCGAGCACTATGCCGACCCGCAGCGGCAGCAGCCCGGCGCGATCAACCACAACGACGGCGGCCGCGGGGTGTACTTCATGGACCCCGCGGGCCATGCCATGGAGCTGATCACCGTGCCGTACGGCGGCTGGACCGCGTAG
- a CDS encoding GNAT family N-acetyltransferase, with protein MVHQIEVPDPGDAESVGRMLLTAWLQTYPNEDAGVDETWILEQRGSAVSAEGIGQWQQFIEEVIRHPELLFCRVVRSGAQIVGVLCGRRDTVVGLGPMYLLDEAQGQGTGRRLMDEFLAWADDVPMRLWVTEYNERAVRFYERYGFELTGERELWRGRLPNVRMARDLVTQPGNA; from the coding sequence ATGGTTCACCAGATCGAAGTGCCCGACCCTGGCGATGCTGAATCCGTGGGCCGTATGTTGCTCACGGCCTGGCTCCAGACCTACCCGAACGAAGACGCCGGCGTTGATGAGACATGGATTCTCGAGCAACGAGGGTCTGCTGTCTCCGCGGAGGGCATAGGGCAGTGGCAACAGTTCATCGAGGAGGTGATACGTCACCCAGAGCTGCTGTTCTGCCGCGTCGTCCGTTCCGGGGCGCAGATCGTCGGAGTCCTCTGCGGCCGCCGGGACACCGTGGTCGGTCTCGGACCGATGTACCTGCTGGACGAAGCCCAAGGCCAGGGCACCGGCCGCCGGCTGATGGACGAGTTCCTGGCATGGGCGGACGATGTCCCCATGCGCTTGTGGGTGACTGAGTACAACGAGAGAGCGGTCCGGTTCTACGAGCGATACGGGTTCGAGCTCACGGGTGAGCGCGAGCTGTGGCGAGGCAGGTTGCCCAACGTGCGCATGGCCCGTGATCTGGTGACACAACCCGGGAACGCATGA
- a CDS encoding DUF3291 domain-containing protein yields MPRLALYTFGVLKSPLTDPTPLTRELQDAGKAIYQKIGQHPGYLTRAQAADSTLGTHFDLDWGAWGEFAVPTWYGKGRAAGTTALDATLSLWTDPHSAFDAIYTGLHRAALNRRYDWFERTGHPSYVLWWVSDEAIPAWQDGVSKLEHLHEHGSAPHAFTFHHSFAPDGTPTEIKGIGSK; encoded by the coding sequence ATGCCCCGCCTCGCGCTGTACACATTCGGCGTCCTGAAGTCACCTCTCACCGATCCCACACCCCTCACGCGCGAACTCCAGGACGCCGGCAAGGCCATCTACCAGAAGATCGGACAGCATCCCGGGTACCTCACTCGCGCCCAAGCGGCAGACAGCACCCTGGGCACCCACTTCGACCTGGACTGGGGTGCATGGGGAGAGTTCGCCGTACCGACCTGGTACGGCAAGGGCCGAGCGGCGGGAACCACCGCCCTGGACGCCACCCTCTCGCTCTGGACCGACCCGCACTCGGCCTTCGACGCCATCTACACCGGTCTGCACCGTGCGGCTCTGAACAGGCGTTACGACTGGTTCGAGAGGACGGGACACCCGAGTTACGTACTCTGGTGGGTTTCTGACGAGGCGATACCCGCCTGGCAGGACGGGGTTTCCAAGCTGGAACACCTCCACGAGCACGGCTCCGCGCCGCACGCCTTCACCTTCCACCACTCCTTCGCCCCGGACGGAACTCCGACCGAGATCAAAGGCATCGGGTCGAAGTGA
- a CDS encoding FG-GAP-like repeat-containing protein, with protein sequence MAAALVIGLAATGLAATPASAADTIYPSFSSAFNNAGIATNANPSIADLDGAGNSLSADALNAAGWTRGANVTVNATTYTLPDVAPGQPDNIIADQQTVPVSGSGNALGFLLTSTGGAVSGSGEVHYSDGTTSAYDLDKVGDWATGSSVVAAVVLNRSARATTPVNLYAVTVPITQSKTVSAVTLPAATAAKRLHVFSAAVRSTPAAPGGDFWTGSWGTAFSSAYTTTKMGAAYPDWTNQTFRMVVSPHTSGTTARLRFANTFSPSPLKLGHVTVATQAAGGSATQTPATLTFRGSQQATIPAGGELVSDPVPFPVTAGKSLLVSYHLPGSVKVFSYHGYAKATSYTTAWQGGDHTTDVSETAFTKKDLTFWGLLNGIDVATSGNPGTVVALGDSQTDAARSTTNANRRWPDFYAAFLREKGDGSGVLNAGISSNRLIKDPEDHPDRGPSALNRLDRDVFAQPNVREVVLYEGVNDIVHEGASAADVTDGIKKLAAQARARGIRVTVATIPGFSGYTAYPALYASSNFRIHEAVRQSVNAYIRTTGDIDAYVDFDLATRDTDDPYALRSTYALAEEGETTDWLHFNDAGTELLARTLADRSNGVPLPMGETVSADFNGDSISDVLARHDPSGALQMRLGLGDGSFAAPTHVTNGWQDFSETVAGDFNGDHKADILARYDGPARQGAPPRGTLRIWTNRGDGTFNAPTTVTEDWEFTQTTAADFDGNHTTDLIARDAAGNLKIWSGLDTGKFLGPWQVTAGWNFTQTTAADFNGDGAADIIAREPTSNRLKIWTHNKEGYFNAPTNVTGGWSFGQTTAAADLDGDGKADLIARDDTTGILKAWSGRGDATFTTASNVIEGW encoded by the coding sequence GTGGCGGCCGCCCTCGTGATCGGGCTGGCCGCCACCGGACTCGCGGCGACGCCCGCGAGCGCCGCTGACACGATCTATCCCTCGTTCAGCAGCGCATTCAACAACGCCGGCATCGCGACGAACGCCAATCCGAGCATCGCCGACCTCGACGGCGCGGGCAACAGCCTGTCCGCCGACGCGCTCAACGCCGCCGGCTGGACCCGCGGAGCGAACGTCACCGTCAACGCCACCACGTACACGCTCCCCGACGTGGCCCCCGGTCAGCCGGACAACATCATCGCCGACCAGCAGACCGTCCCCGTGTCCGGTTCCGGCAATGCCCTCGGATTCCTGCTCACCTCGACCGGTGGCGCGGTGAGTGGCTCGGGGGAGGTCCACTACAGCGACGGCACCACCTCGGCATACGATCTCGACAAGGTCGGAGACTGGGCCACAGGCAGCTCCGTCGTGGCCGCTGTCGTCCTGAACCGCTCTGCGCGGGCCACCACCCCGGTGAATCTCTACGCAGTGACCGTTCCGATCACCCAGAGCAAGACCGTCAGCGCCGTCACCCTGCCGGCCGCCACCGCCGCAAAGCGCCTGCACGTCTTCTCCGCTGCGGTGCGGAGCACCCCGGCAGCACCTGGAGGCGACTTCTGGACCGGGAGCTGGGGCACGGCCTTCAGTTCTGCCTATACCACCACGAAGATGGGGGCCGCGTACCCCGACTGGACGAACCAGACCTTCCGCATGGTCGTCAGTCCTCATACGAGCGGTACCACGGCCCGCCTGCGGTTCGCCAACACCTTCTCCCCCAGTCCTCTGAAGCTCGGGCATGTCACGGTGGCCACACAAGCCGCGGGAGGAAGCGCCACGCAGACCCCGGCCACCCTGACCTTCCGGGGCAGCCAGCAGGCGACCATCCCCGCGGGTGGCGAACTCGTCAGCGATCCGGTTCCCTTCCCCGTCACGGCCGGGAAGAGCCTGCTGGTCAGCTACCACCTGCCGGGGTCCGTGAAGGTGTTCTCCTACCACGGGTACGCCAAAGCGACCTCGTACACCACCGCCTGGCAGGGTGGTGATCACACCACGGACGTGAGCGAGACCGCTTTCACCAAGAAGGACCTCACGTTCTGGGGGCTGCTCAACGGCATCGACGTCGCCACCAGCGGCAATCCGGGAACCGTCGTCGCCCTCGGTGACTCCCAGACCGACGCCGCACGCAGCACCACCAACGCCAACCGGCGTTGGCCCGACTTCTACGCGGCCTTCCTCAGGGAGAAGGGCGACGGCAGCGGAGTCCTCAACGCCGGCATCAGTTCCAACCGGCTCATCAAGGATCCCGAAGATCACCCGGACAGGGGGCCCAGTGCGCTGAACCGCCTCGACCGTGACGTCTTCGCCCAGCCCAACGTCCGCGAGGTCGTCCTCTACGAGGGCGTCAACGACATCGTCCACGAGGGAGCATCAGCCGCGGACGTCACGGACGGCATCAAGAAGCTCGCCGCCCAGGCACGCGCCCGTGGAATCCGCGTCACCGTCGCCACCATCCCCGGGTTCTCCGGCTACACCGCCTACCCCGCTCTCTACGCGTCCTCCAACTTCCGCATCCACGAAGCGGTCCGCCAGTCGGTGAACGCGTACATCCGCACCACGGGCGACATCGACGCCTACGTCGACTTCGACCTCGCCACCCGGGACACGGACGACCCCTACGCGCTCCGCAGCACGTACGCACTCGCCGAGGAGGGCGAAACGACCGACTGGCTGCACTTCAACGACGCCGGCACGGAGCTCCTCGCGCGTACCCTCGCCGACCGTTCCAACGGTGTGCCGTTGCCGATGGGGGAAACCGTGTCAGCCGACTTCAACGGCGACTCGATCTCCGACGTCCTCGCCCGACACGACCCTTCGGGCGCGCTGCAGATGCGGCTCGGCCTCGGCGACGGCAGCTTCGCCGCCCCCACCCATGTGACCAACGGCTGGCAGGACTTCTCCGAGACCGTCGCCGGGGACTTCAACGGCGACCACAAGGCGGACATCCTGGCCCGCTACGACGGCCCCGCCCGTCAGGGCGCCCCTCCCAGGGGCACCCTCCGCATCTGGACCAACCGGGGCGACGGCACCTTCAACGCCCCCACGACGGTCACCGAGGACTGGGAGTTCACCCAGACCACCGCCGCCGATTTCGACGGCAACCACACGACCGACCTCATCGCCCGCGACGCCGCCGGCAACCTCAAGATCTGGTCCGGCCTCGACACCGGCAAGTTCCTGGGCCCTTGGCAAGTCACCGCGGGCTGGAACTTCACCCAGACGACCGCGGCGGACTTCAACGGCGACGGCGCGGCCGACATCATCGCTCGTGAGCCCACCTCGAACCGGCTCAAGATCTGGACACACAACAAGGAGGGATACTTCAACGCCCCGACCAACGTCACCGGCGGCTGGAGCTTCGGCCAGACCACCGCAGCCGCTGACCTCGACGGCGACGGCAAAGCCGATCTCATCGCCCGGGACGACACCACCGGCATCCTGAAGGCGTGGTCAGGCCGAGGCGACGCCACCTTCACCACCGCCAGCAACGTGATCGAAGGCTGGTAG